From Burkholderia pseudomultivorans, the proteins below share one genomic window:
- a CDS encoding YXWGXW repeat-containing protein, with product MTIRTVSLAVLVVASAALMSACVVEPVRPPQPAPVAEVPPPPPAPGYRWAKGHYRWAGNHWAWVPGHWVAVY from the coding sequence ATGACGATCCGAACCGTTTCGCTTGCCGTACTGGTGGTGGCGAGCGCCGCGCTGATGTCCGCGTGCGTGGTCGAGCCCGTGCGGCCGCCGCAGCCGGCGCCGGTTGCCGAAGTGCCGCCCCCGCCGCCCGCGCCCGGCTATCGCTGGGCGAAAGGGCATTACCGATGGGCCGGCAATCACTGGGCCTGGGTGCCCGGGCACTGGGTGGCCGTGTATTGA
- a CDS encoding tyrosine-type recombinase/integrase, whose protein sequence is MLPPAPSDAVLRPLPIDTLIVPAALDGRAGTNRATGAHAQIAARNDLDAVRAWLARFVDTPTTFQNYRKEAERLLLWALIGCGKPLSSLTHEDLLVYRQFLLAPAPAELWCANGGRKHPRGDPRWRPFYGPLSAASQRQAMVILNVMFSWLVQAGYLAGNPLALSRQRQRRPAPRVTRHLGAPLWQSVKDAIAAMPRDDARACMHADRARWLFTLLYLGGLRISEAADTTMGRFFCRRDVTGRERWWLDVTGKGGRQRLVPATDEMMAELARYRRAHGLAALPTDGEDTPLVLPVGRTRRPLTRAALHRIVKQVFALAAQRLRAQGEAGAQQACVLEQASAHWLRHSAGSHMADGRVDLRLVRDNLGHASLTTTSQYLHADDDWRHRETEEKHRIGW, encoded by the coding sequence ATGCTGCCACCCGCTCCATCCGACGCCGTGCTGCGCCCGCTGCCGATCGATACGCTGATCGTGCCGGCCGCGCTCGACGGGCGCGCCGGCACGAACCGCGCAACAGGCGCGCACGCGCAGATCGCCGCGCGCAACGATCTCGACGCGGTGCGCGCGTGGCTCGCGCGCTTCGTCGATACGCCGACCACGTTCCAGAACTATCGCAAGGAAGCCGAGCGCCTGCTGTTATGGGCGCTGATCGGATGCGGCAAGCCGCTGTCGTCGCTCACGCACGAGGATCTCCTCGTCTACCGGCAGTTCCTGCTCGCGCCTGCGCCCGCCGAGCTGTGGTGCGCGAACGGCGGCCGCAAGCATCCGCGCGGCGATCCGCGCTGGCGGCCGTTCTACGGACCGCTGTCGGCGGCCAGCCAGCGGCAGGCGATGGTGATCCTGAACGTGATGTTCTCGTGGCTCGTGCAGGCCGGCTATCTGGCCGGCAATCCGCTCGCGCTGTCGCGGCAGCGACAGCGCCGACCCGCGCCGCGCGTCACGCGCCATCTCGGCGCGCCGCTGTGGCAGTCGGTGAAGGACGCGATCGCCGCGATGCCGCGCGACGATGCGCGCGCGTGCATGCACGCGGACCGCGCGCGCTGGCTGTTCACGCTGCTGTATCTCGGCGGCTTGCGCATCAGCGAAGCGGCCGACACGACGATGGGCCGGTTCTTCTGCCGGCGCGACGTGACCGGGCGCGAACGCTGGTGGCTCGACGTGACGGGCAAAGGCGGCCGGCAGCGCCTCGTGCCGGCCACCGACGAGATGATGGCCGAACTCGCGCGCTACCGCCGCGCGCACGGTCTCGCCGCGCTGCCGACCGACGGCGAGGACACGCCGCTCGTGCTGCCGGTCGGCCGCACGCGCAGGCCGCTCACGCGCGCGGCGCTGCACCGGATCGTCAAGCAGGTGTTCGCGCTCGCTGCGCAGCGGCTGCGCGCGCAAGGCGAAGCCGGCGCGCAACAGGCGTGCGTGCTCGAACAGGCGTCCGCGCACTGGCTGCGCCACAGCGCGGGTTCGCATATGGCCGACGGGCGCGTCGATTTGCGGCTCGTGCGCGACAACCTCGGGCACGCATCGCTCACGACGACGAGCCAGTATCTGCACGCGGACGACGACTGGCGCCATCGCGAAACCGAGGAGAAGCACCGGATCGGGTGGTAA
- a CDS encoding helix-turn-helix transcriptional regulator — protein MTTAPPHLAHSMLTLEQFDALLAKIYEGPLEDVPWGGALEQIRVHMEANYVTMILRWPASGHAGLMINASAHGEPLPGVASYNSYYYALDPFVNLPSDRVVTVDELLGIGVWRSSAMYREFLEPFDVGFLMGADLRTPDGIECRFRVCRSHQARPFSTRDKAVCNALLPHLKRAVRLHAKFGMVESERTLYASTIDRMLVATAILDERGAIMKTNTVADEIFAECDGLRVRAGTLEASYPLEDRKLQKLIRQVLAEHAGDTASVAQAIAVPRPSGKPPLGVLIRTVPLSEWSEDNPRRPACAIFIRDPERKSQASHDIVRKLFDLTPAETTLALALVNGQTLEEAADALAISKNTARSHLRAIFSKTGVTRQATLVRTLLNSVLSLG, from the coding sequence ATGACCACGGCGCCCCCGCACCTTGCCCACTCGATGCTGACGCTCGAGCAGTTCGACGCGCTGCTCGCGAAAATCTACGAAGGCCCGCTGGAAGACGTGCCGTGGGGCGGCGCGCTGGAGCAGATCCGCGTGCACATGGAAGCCAACTACGTGACGATGATCCTGCGCTGGCCGGCCAGCGGCCACGCGGGGCTGATGATCAACGCGTCCGCGCACGGCGAGCCGCTGCCGGGCGTCGCGTCGTACAACAGCTACTATTACGCGCTCGATCCGTTCGTGAACCTGCCAAGCGATCGCGTCGTCACCGTCGACGAACTGCTCGGCATCGGCGTCTGGCGCAGCAGCGCGATGTATCGCGAATTTCTCGAACCGTTCGACGTCGGCTTCCTGATGGGCGCCGACCTGCGCACGCCGGACGGCATCGAATGCCGCTTCCGCGTGTGCCGCTCGCATCAGGCGCGGCCGTTCTCGACGCGCGACAAGGCCGTGTGCAACGCGCTGCTGCCGCACCTGAAGCGCGCGGTGCGGCTGCATGCGAAGTTCGGGATGGTCGAATCGGAGCGCACGCTGTATGCGAGCACGATCGATCGCATGCTCGTCGCCACCGCCATTCTCGACGAGCGCGGCGCGATCATGAAGACCAACACCGTCGCGGACGAGATCTTCGCCGAATGCGACGGCCTGCGCGTGCGCGCCGGCACGCTCGAAGCATCGTATCCGCTCGAGGACCGCAAGCTGCAGAAGCTGATCCGGCAGGTGCTGGCGGAGCATGCGGGCGACACGGCGTCTGTCGCGCAGGCGATCGCGGTGCCGCGCCCGTCCGGCAAGCCGCCGCTCGGCGTGCTGATCCGCACGGTCCCGCTCAGCGAATGGTCCGAGGACAATCCGCGCCGGCCGGCGTGCGCGATCTTCATCCGCGACCCCGAACGCAAGTCGCAGGCGTCGCACGACATCGTGCGCAAGCTGTTCGATCTCACGCCGGCCGAAACCACGCTGGCCCTCGCGCTCGTCAACGGGCAGACGCTCGAGGAAGCGGCCGACGCGCTCGCGATCAGCAAGAACACCGCGCGCTCGCACCTGCGCGCGATCTTTTCGAAGACCGGCGTCACGCGGCAGGCGACGCTGGTGCGCACGCTGCTGAACAGCGTGCTGTCGCTCGGATAG
- a CDS encoding DUF4377 domain-containing protein, translated as MIRKTRTLLGAAAIAGGALLAGCQTDAAATDAHAARPSDAGPVTKTVYVAPQPVRCTGVAPMACMQVRSSPNEPWSLWYAGIEGFAYQPGYQYTLEIDEYRVAQPPADGSSIRWVLKRVVERRPAN; from the coding sequence ATGATTCGCAAGACCCGAACGCTGCTCGGCGCCGCCGCCATTGCCGGCGGTGCGCTGCTGGCAGGATGCCAGACCGACGCGGCCGCGACCGACGCGCACGCGGCTCGTCCGTCCGATGCCGGGCCCGTGACGAAGACCGTCTACGTCGCGCCGCAGCCGGTGCGCTGCACGGGCGTCGCGCCGATGGCGTGCATGCAGGTGCGCAGCAGCCCGAACGAACCGTGGAGCCTCTGGTACGCGGGCATCGAAGGTTTCGCGTACCAGCCGGGCTACCAGTACACGCTCGAAATCGACGAATACCGCGTTGCGCAGCCGCCGGCCGACGGTTCGTCGATCCGCTGGGTGCTCAAGCGCGTCGTCGAGCGCCGCCCGGCGAACTGA
- a CDS encoding DHA2 family efflux MFS transporter permease subunit yields the protein MSRESSHSALLWIVAAAFFMQSLDTTIVNTALPSIAQALHASPLAMQPVVVVYTLTMAMLTPASGWLADRFGTRRVFSLAILVFVLASVGCAASHTLGQLVAARAIQGIGGSMLLPIGRLAVLRRVPGEQYVSALAFVSIAAQLGPIVGPTLGGWLTQAISWHWVFIVNVPVGAIGLVAVQRYLPHDQATQPPRFDFVGCALLSVAMAALSLAIDPPMPAHRGAWSAGLAAVGLASALAYLPHARRRAQPLFRLGLFREPNFGSGLLGNLLCRIGTSALPFMLPLLMQVQLGYTPLQSGLMMLPAAIAGVIAKRWIAPLVKRFGYAAFLVVNTGIVGGAIAGFALVSARPAPALEIALLVVFGAANSMQFAAMNSVTLKGLSHADAASGNSLFTMMQMLAMGLGVSIGGGLINLFAALCGSTASGFMLSFVCMGAVTLLSSLVFRRIDTAAPAHPAVSQPSA from the coding sequence ATGTCCCGGGAATCCTCACACTCCGCGCTGCTCTGGATCGTCGCCGCTGCGTTCTTCATGCAGTCGCTCGACACGACGATCGTCAACACTGCGCTGCCATCCATCGCGCAAGCGCTGCATGCGTCGCCGCTCGCGATGCAGCCTGTCGTGGTGGTCTATACGCTGACGATGGCGATGCTCACGCCGGCTTCGGGCTGGCTCGCCGACCGCTTCGGCACGCGCCGCGTGTTCTCGCTCGCGATCCTCGTGTTCGTGCTCGCGTCGGTGGGCTGCGCGGCGTCGCATACGCTCGGCCAGCTGGTGGCCGCGCGCGCGATACAGGGCATCGGCGGCTCGATGCTGCTGCCGATCGGGCGGCTCGCCGTGCTGCGCCGCGTGCCGGGCGAACAGTACGTGTCGGCGCTCGCGTTCGTGTCGATCGCCGCGCAGCTCGGGCCGATCGTCGGGCCGACGCTCGGCGGCTGGCTTACGCAGGCGATCTCGTGGCATTGGGTATTCATCGTCAACGTGCCGGTCGGCGCGATCGGCCTCGTCGCGGTGCAGCGCTACCTGCCGCACGACCAGGCGACGCAGCCGCCGCGCTTCGACTTCGTCGGCTGTGCGCTGCTGTCGGTCGCGATGGCCGCGCTGTCGCTCGCGATCGACCCGCCGATGCCCGCGCATCGCGGCGCGTGGTCGGCCGGGCTGGCCGCCGTCGGGCTGGCGAGCGCGCTCGCCTACCTGCCGCACGCGCGGCGCCGCGCGCAGCCGCTGTTCCGGCTCGGGCTGTTCCGCGAGCCGAACTTCGGTTCGGGGCTGCTCGGCAACCTGCTGTGCCGGATCGGCACGAGCGCGCTGCCGTTCATGCTGCCGCTGCTGATGCAGGTGCAGCTCGGCTATACGCCGCTGCAATCGGGGCTGATGATGCTGCCGGCCGCGATCGCGGGCGTGATCGCGAAGCGCTGGATCGCGCCGCTCGTGAAGCGCTTCGGCTATGCGGCGTTTCTGGTCGTGAATACGGGGATCGTCGGCGGCGCGATCGCGGGGTTCGCGCTGGTGTCGGCGCGGCCCGCGCCGGCGCTGGAAATCGCGTTGCTGGTGGTGTTCGGCGCGGCCAATTCGATGCAGTTCGCCGCGATGAACAGCGTGACGCTCAAGGGCCTGTCGCATGCCGATGCCGCGAGCGGCAACAGCCTGTTCACGATGATGCAGATGCTCGCGATGGGCCTCGGCGTGTCGATCGGCGGCGGCCTGATCAACCTGTTCGCCGCGCTGTGCGGATCGACGGCGAGCGGCTTCATGCTGTCGTTCGTCTGCATGGGCGCGGTCACGCTGCTGTCGTCGCTGGTGTTCCGGCGCATCGATACGGCGGCGCCGGCGCACCCGGCGGTGTCGCAACCGTCCGCGTAG
- a CDS encoding LysR family transcriptional regulator, with translation MLNPVWLRTFATVTNCRSFTEAGRQLGLNQSSVSEHIRRLEESVGRRLFVRDTHSIAMTADGEALLVHANVILQALNRAESQFRKPRLKGRVRLGAPDDLALVALPDVLAGFRAAHPDVALEITTGMTSRLYELLDAGALDLMIGKRRLGERRGTPLLRARLEWVARPGTVVDLERPLPLVLVAEPSVTRAVVLNALAEKGIGWEVVCSSSSQPGCIAAARAGLGLTATSHALSTRGLAPLVNGDALPALPDIEFIALAAKRLSQPAGTLLELLEASDLRAPGTAAA, from the coding sequence ATGCTCAATCCCGTCTGGCTCAGGACGTTCGCGACCGTCACCAACTGCCGCAGCTTCACCGAAGCGGGGCGGCAGCTCGGGCTCAACCAGTCGAGCGTCAGCGAACACATCCGTCGTCTCGAGGAGAGCGTCGGCCGGCGGCTGTTCGTCCGCGACACGCATTCGATCGCGATGACGGCCGACGGCGAGGCGCTGCTCGTGCATGCGAACGTGATCCTGCAGGCGCTGAACCGCGCCGAATCGCAGTTCCGCAAGCCGCGCCTGAAAGGGCGCGTCAGGCTCGGCGCGCCGGACGACCTCGCGCTCGTCGCGCTGCCGGACGTGCTCGCCGGGTTCCGCGCCGCGCACCCCGACGTCGCGCTGGAAATCACGACCGGCATGACGAGCCGGCTCTATGAACTGCTGGACGCGGGCGCGCTCGACCTGATGATCGGCAAGCGGCGGCTCGGCGAGCGGCGCGGCACGCCGCTGCTGCGCGCACGGCTCGAATGGGTCGCGCGGCCCGGCACCGTGGTCGACCTGGAGCGGCCGCTGCCGCTGGTGCTGGTGGCCGAGCCGAGCGTCACGCGTGCGGTCGTGCTGAACGCGCTCGCGGAAAAAGGCATCGGCTGGGAGGTCGTCTGTTCGAGCAGCAGCCAGCCCGGCTGCATCGCGGCGGCGCGCGCGGGGCTCGGGCTTACCGCGACGTCGCACGCCCTGTCGACGCGCGGCCTGGCACCGCTCGTGAATGGCGACGCGCTGCCGGCGCTGCCCGATATCGAATTCATCGCGCTGGCCGCGAAGCGGCTCAGCCAGCCGGCCGGCACGCTGCTCGAACTGCTCGAGGCAAGCGACCTGCGCGCGCCGGGCACGGCCGCCGCGTGA
- a CDS encoding VOC family protein, with protein sequence MKVSMLLYPVDDIDTALPLFVDGLGLGVKFRDGDRYCALDGGPLTIALVAGDEQIVERAALTLRVDEDDDLYAAMERVVKAGASVRVPVQAGPHEYRAVLEDRNGALLVISQKRAA encoded by the coding sequence ATGAAGGTATCGATGCTGCTGTATCCGGTCGACGACATCGACACGGCATTGCCGCTGTTCGTCGACGGCCTGGGCCTCGGCGTGAAGTTTCGCGACGGCGACCGCTACTGCGCGCTCGACGGCGGCCCGCTGACGATCGCGCTGGTCGCGGGCGACGAGCAGATCGTCGAGCGCGCGGCGCTGACGCTGCGCGTCGACGAGGACGACGACCTCTACGCGGCGATGGAGCGGGTCGTGAAGGCCGGCGCGTCGGTGCGCGTGCCGGTGCAGGCCGGCCCGCACGAATACCGCGCGGTGCTGGAGGACAGGAACGGCGCGCTGCTCGTGATTTCGCAGAAGCGCGCCGCGTGA
- a CDS encoding LLM class flavin-dependent oxidoreductase has product MKFSLIYEAQTTDASREGDHRVFKETVEQALLAEQVGFDTIWCVEHTSLTNYAHMSAPETFLAYLAGRTTRIGLGHGVVCLPPAMNHPIKVAERVALLDILSGGRVHFGVGKGGSQQEAGAFGYDLNELQPMIDESMYLVPKMFVQDEIEHDGTYIKIPKRPIHPKPLQDPHPPMYLACTNTDALLRAGQRGLGALVLGFGGPDEVAKKNAVYREAWANRKPEDQVGFRPTQHLAALCPTVVMADGQKARKIGIRGQRYFMESLAYWYTGGERPDPDKWGDDLVQADTGEMVIRSRFASEEVVVNFADPALAMMNPNHAYGTVDDCIGYVGRLQEAGVDEVLFLCQMGTVPHDAQMETIRNIGEHVIPFFNKVKERACA; this is encoded by the coding sequence ATGAAGTTTTCCCTCATCTACGAAGCCCAGACCACCGACGCGTCGCGCGAGGGCGACCATCGGGTGTTCAAGGAAACGGTCGAGCAGGCGCTGCTCGCCGAGCAGGTCGGGTTCGACACGATCTGGTGCGTCGAGCACACGTCGCTGACCAACTATGCGCACATGAGCGCGCCGGAAACCTTCCTCGCGTACCTGGCCGGCCGCACCACGCGCATCGGGCTGGGCCACGGCGTCGTGTGCCTGCCGCCGGCGATGAACCATCCGATCAAGGTCGCCGAGCGCGTCGCGCTGCTCGACATCCTGTCGGGCGGCCGCGTGCATTTCGGAGTCGGCAAGGGCGGCAGCCAGCAGGAAGCGGGCGCGTTCGGCTACGACCTCAACGAACTGCAGCCGATGATCGACGAATCGATGTACCTCGTGCCGAAGATGTTCGTGCAGGACGAGATCGAGCACGACGGCACCTACATCAAGATTCCGAAGCGCCCGATCCATCCGAAGCCGCTGCAGGATCCGCATCCGCCGATGTATCTCGCGTGCACGAACACCGACGCGCTGCTGCGCGCGGGCCAGCGCGGGCTGGGCGCGCTGGTGCTCGGCTTCGGCGGCCCGGACGAAGTCGCGAAGAAGAACGCGGTTTATCGCGAGGCGTGGGCGAACCGCAAGCCGGAAGACCAGGTCGGCTTCCGCCCGACGCAGCACCTGGCGGCACTGTGCCCGACGGTCGTGATGGCCGACGGCCAGAAGGCCCGCAAGATCGGCATCCGCGGCCAGCGCTACTTCATGGAGTCGCTTGCCTACTGGTACACGGGCGGCGAGCGTCCGGACCCGGACAAGTGGGGCGACGACCTCGTGCAGGCCGACACCGGCGAGATGGTGATCCGCTCGCGCTTCGCGTCGGAGGAGGTGGTCGTGAACTTCGCCGATCCGGCGCTCGCGATGATGAACCCTAACCACGCGTACGGCACGGTCGACGACTGCATCGGCTATGTCGGCCGCCTGCAGGAAGCAGGCGTCGACGAAGTGCTGTTCCTGTGCCAGATGGGCACGGTGCCGCACGACGCGCAGATGGAGACGATCCGCAACATCGGCGAGCACGTGATTCCGTTCTTCAACAAGGTGAAGGAGCGCGCCTGCGCGTGA
- a CDS encoding acyl-CoA dehydrogenase family protein: MHRDNDSNALAATLIARAEALAPTLAGRAAQAEAQGRIPAETIADMQAAGFFKVLQPKRYGGHELDPQTFFDIQMALALGCMSTAWVYGVVGVHNWQLALFDERAQQDVWGKDPATLIASTYMPVGRVTPVDGGFRLSGHWKFSSGSELCEWVFLGALVPPAEAGQPPEYRTFLLPKSDYRIEQDWDVLGLRATGSHDIVVDDAFVPAYRTHKAIDGMMGTSPGLAVNDAPLFKLPFAQIFVRAVCTSCIGALQGALDDFTSYAATRVSANSGAKTSDDPGAQNACANAAVAIDEMKLLLRRNFAELMASVTGGPAVSIERRVHFRYQSAQVAERCAQAANALLRYAGGNGIYHRNPLVRRFLDLHAARAHYANNVDRFGQNLGAVMLGRENTDYFI, from the coding sequence GTGCATCGCGACAACGATTCCAACGCACTCGCCGCCACGCTGATCGCCCGCGCCGAGGCGCTCGCGCCGACACTCGCCGGCCGCGCCGCGCAGGCCGAAGCGCAGGGCCGCATTCCGGCCGAAACGATCGCCGACATGCAGGCCGCCGGCTTCTTCAAGGTGCTGCAGCCGAAACGCTACGGCGGCCACGAACTCGATCCGCAGACGTTCTTCGACATCCAGATGGCGCTCGCGCTCGGCTGCATGTCGACCGCGTGGGTGTATGGCGTCGTCGGCGTGCATAACTGGCAGCTCGCGCTGTTCGACGAGCGCGCGCAACAGGATGTATGGGGCAAGGACCCGGCGACGCTGATCGCGTCGACCTACATGCCGGTCGGCCGCGTGACGCCGGTCGACGGCGGCTTCCGGCTGTCCGGGCACTGGAAGTTCTCGAGCGGCAGCGAACTGTGCGAATGGGTGTTCCTCGGCGCGCTGGTGCCGCCCGCCGAGGCCGGCCAGCCGCCCGAATACCGCACCTTCCTGCTGCCGAAATCCGATTACCGGATCGAGCAGGACTGGGACGTGCTCGGCCTGCGCGCGACCGGCAGCCACGACATCGTCGTCGACGACGCGTTCGTGCCCGCGTACCGCACCCACAAGGCGATCGACGGGATGATGGGCACCAGCCCCGGCCTCGCGGTCAACGACGCACCGCTGTTCAAGCTGCCGTTCGCGCAGATCTTCGTGCGCGCGGTCTGCACGTCGTGCATCGGCGCGCTGCAGGGCGCGCTCGACGATTTCACGTCGTATGCGGCGACGCGCGTGTCCGCGAACAGCGGCGCGAAGACGAGCGACGATCCGGGCGCGCAGAACGCGTGCGCGAACGCGGCGGTCGCGATCGACGAGATGAAGCTGCTGCTCAGGCGCAATTTCGCGGAACTGATGGCGTCGGTGACCGGCGGCCCGGCCGTGTCGATCGAGCGCCGCGTGCATTTCCGCTACCAGTCCGCGCAGGTCGCCGAGCGCTGCGCGCAGGCCGCGAACGCGCTGCTGCGCTATGCGGGCGGCAACGGCATCTATCACCGCAATCCGCTCGTGCGCCGCTTCCTCGACCTGCACGCGGCGCGCGCGCACTACGCGAACAACGTCGACCGCTTCGGCCAGAACCTCGGCGCCGTGATGCTCGGCCGCGAAAACACCGACTACTTCATCTGA
- a CDS encoding FAD-dependent oxidoreductase encodes MNDTQARQYVFDVVVVGSGAGALLAACRAADRGLSVVVIEKTGLYGGTSAISGGGIWVPCNHHIAELGATDSREAARRYLDACTAGASSADKLDAYLDHAPQMLRWLEANTPVRYQALPKYADYFQKLPGAMPGYRALDPLPFDGARLGDEFERLRPPSPGTLIGGRVAVTSKEAHTLFSRGPGFMKLALGQFGRYWLDVRMRRRTRRDRRLTLGNALVGGLRRALLDRNVPVWLDAPMRELIETDGRVTGVRAQRLGQLVTLVARRGVILAAGGFERNQPMRERYLPQPTRTEWSATPPANTGDAIAEGHRLGGALALMEHVWGAPTVGVAGEEKQRALFVERNLPGCVIVNGQGRRFVNEAAPYSEFVPAMYRDHARTGASVPAWMVFDARFRRSYPCGPIMPASMMPDARIPAAFRDVLVKADTIDALAARIGVDAAGLHDTLRDMARYAATGIDEAFGKGDNAFDTYYGDPRNQPNPCLGPIDEAPFYAVRIDAGDIGTKGGLVTDAQARVLRADGVPIDGLYAIGNTSASMMGASYPGAGSTLGPAMTFGFIAADHLAAPADDAGGRPRRPSTTELDGVQ; translated from the coding sequence ATGAACGACACGCAAGCACGGCAATACGTGTTCGACGTCGTGGTCGTCGGCTCGGGCGCGGGCGCGCTGCTCGCCGCGTGCCGCGCGGCCGATCGCGGCCTGTCCGTCGTCGTGATCGAGAAGACCGGGCTGTACGGCGGCACGTCGGCCATCTCGGGCGGCGGCATCTGGGTGCCGTGCAACCACCATATCGCCGAGCTCGGCGCGACCGACTCGCGCGAGGCGGCGCGCCGCTATCTCGATGCGTGCACGGCCGGCGCATCGTCGGCCGACAAGCTCGATGCCTATCTCGACCACGCGCCGCAGATGCTGCGCTGGCTCGAAGCGAACACGCCGGTGCGCTACCAGGCGCTGCCGAAGTACGCGGACTACTTCCAGAAGCTGCCGGGCGCGATGCCGGGCTATCGCGCACTCGATCCGCTGCCGTTCGACGGCGCGCGGCTCGGCGACGAATTCGAGCGGCTGCGGCCGCCGTCGCCCGGCACGCTGATCGGCGGACGCGTCGCGGTGACGTCGAAGGAAGCGCACACGCTGTTCTCGCGCGGGCCGGGCTTCATGAAGCTCGCGCTCGGCCAGTTCGGCCGCTACTGGCTCGATGTCCGGATGCGCCGCCGCACGCGCCGCGACCGGCGCCTGACGCTCGGCAACGCGCTGGTCGGCGGCCTGCGCCGCGCGCTGCTCGATCGCAACGTGCCGGTCTGGCTCGATGCGCCGATGCGCGAACTGATCGAGACCGACGGTCGCGTGACGGGCGTGCGCGCGCAGCGTCTCGGCCAGCTCGTGACGCTCGTCGCGCGGCGCGGTGTGATCCTCGCGGCGGGCGGCTTCGAGCGCAACCAGCCGATGCGCGAGCGCTACCTGCCGCAGCCGACGCGCACGGAATGGAGCGCGACGCCGCCGGCCAACACCGGCGACGCGATCGCCGAAGGGCACCGGCTCGGCGGGGCGCTCGCGCTGATGGAACACGTGTGGGGCGCACCGACGGTCGGCGTCGCGGGCGAGGAAAAGCAGCGCGCGCTGTTCGTCGAGCGCAACCTGCCGGGCTGCGTGATCGTCAACGGCCAGGGCCGGCGCTTCGTCAACGAGGCGGCGCCGTATTCCGAATTTGTGCCGGCGATGTATCGCGACCATGCACGCACCGGGGCGAGCGTGCCCGCGTGGATGGTGTTCGACGCGCGTTTTCGCCGCAGCTATCCGTGCGGGCCGATCATGCCCGCCTCGATGATGCCGGACGCACGAATCCCCGCGGCGTTTCGCGACGTGCTCGTGAAGGCCGACACGATCGATGCGCTCGCCGCGCGGATCGGCGTCGACGCGGCCGGCTTGCACGACACGCTGCGCGACATGGCGCGCTACGCGGCGACCGGCATCGACGAAGCCTTCGGCAAGGGCGACAACGCATTCGACACGTACTACGGCGATCCGCGCAACCAGCCGAACCCGTGCCTCGGGCCGATCGACGAGGCGCCGTTCTACGCGGTGCGGATCGACGCGGGCGACATCGGCACGAAGGGCGGGCTCGTCACCGACGCGCAGGCCCGCGTGCTGCGCGCGGACGGCGTGCCGATCGACGGTCTTTACGCGATCGGCAACACGAGCGCGTCGATGATGGGCGCGAGCTACCCCGGTGCGGGCTCGACGCTCGGTCCGGCGATGACCTTCGGGTTCATCGCCGCCGACCACCTGGCCGCACCGGCGGACGACGCCGGCGGCCGGCCGCGCCGGCCATCCACGACTGAACTTGACGGAGTCCAATGA
- a CDS encoding flavin reductase family protein: MSDLTTHPLRTDMLLAMRRLARSVTVISSAHDGRRYSMSATAVDSLSTDPPSLLICINRSASLHPPLDAGAGFCVNVLSARHEGIAIDCSGRLKGEARFTTGDWQASSLGVPYLRDAQASFVCEQDGRFEYGTHTVFIGRIREVLMSGDVDPLVYLDGAYTTPGAPANRAAA, encoded by the coding sequence ATGAGCGATCTCACCACCCATCCGCTGCGCACCGACATGCTGCTCGCGATGCGCCGCCTCGCGCGCTCCGTCACGGTCATCAGCAGCGCGCACGACGGTCGCCGCTACTCGATGTCCGCGACGGCGGTCGACTCGCTGTCGACCGATCCGCCTTCGTTGCTGATCTGCATCAACCGCAGCGCGTCGCTGCACCCGCCGCTCGATGCGGGCGCCGGCTTCTGCGTGAACGTGCTGTCGGCCCGCCACGAAGGCATCGCGATCGACTGCAGCGGTCGCCTGAAGGGCGAAGCGCGCTTCACGACCGGCGACTGGCAGGCCTCGTCGCTCGGCGTGCCGTATCTGCGCGATGCGCAGGCGAGCTTCGTCTGCGAGCAGGACGGTCGCTTCGAATACGGCACGCACACGGTGTTCATCGGGCGCATCCGCGAGGTGCTGATGAGCGGCGACGTCGATCCGCTCGTCTATCTCGACGGCGCGTATACGACGCCCGGCGCGCCCGCGAATCGTGCGGCCGCATGA